The Chengkuizengella sediminis genome segment TTTTGTGGAATATCAATATCGATTGTAATTTTTCAAACATATAAAAGGAGAGAGCTATTATGAAAACAAAAAATCGTTGGCTTATTGCGTTATCCGCAGTTGCTATTCACCTCTCTATTGGTTCGGTGTATGCTTACAGCGTTTATAAAAACCCTCTAGCGGAGCAACTCGGATGGAGTAGTACACAAACCGCTCTCGCATTTACAATTGCTATCTTTTGTTTAGGAATTTCCGCTGCTTTTTTTGGTAAATTAGTTGAGAAAAAAGGCCCTCGTTTTTCGGCTACAATTGCAGCAATTTTATTTGCAACAGGTTTAATTGGAACAGGGATCGCCATTCATTTTGAATCATTAGCGGGTTACTATTTATCTTATGGGTTGATCAGTGGTATGGGACTAGGTATTGGTTATATTTCGCCTGTTTCTACTTTAGTCAAATGGTTTCCAGATCATCGCGGGTTAGCAACTGGGATGGCCGTGATGGGTTTTGGTGCAGGTGCATTAATCTGTAGTCCTATTGCCAATTATCTTATAGAAAATGTAGGTCTTTCACAGACGTTTTACATCTTAGGTATCTCATATTTTATCCTCATGTTGTCAGGAGCATCTTATATCGCTAAACCTGAAGAAGGCTGGATGCCTGCAGGAATGAAGGAAAAAACAGAGAAAGGAACGATGCGACTAAAAGAAGATTTAGCACAGCTTACAGCAAATGAAGCCGTTAAAACAAAAAGATTTTGGATGTTATGGGTCATGATGTTTGTGAATATTTCATCTGGTATCATGCTGATCTCTGTCGCTTCACCCATGGCTCAAGAAAAAGTAGGAATGACAGCCGTTGCCGCAGCAAGTATGGTAGGTTTGATGGGATTTTTTAATGGTGGGGGTCGCATCGGCTGGGCTTCTGCATCTGATTATTTAGGTAGAACAAATGTATTTACTTCATTTTTCTCTATCCAGCTTATTGCATTCTTATTATTGCCATCTGTTTCTAACCAGATCCTGTTTATGATTCTCATCTTTACGATCCTGACTATTTATGGTGGAGGGTTTGCTTCCTTACCAGCATTTATTGGGGATATGTTTGGAACAAAACAGCTAGGAGCCATTCATGGTTATTTGTTAACCTCTTGGTCAATGGCAGGTGTTTTCGGACCAATGCTTGTGGCTTATATAAGAGATACTACGAACAGTTATAACGCCACTTTTTATGTGTTTGCCGTATTTTTAACCATAGCACTGATCACTTCCATTTACATTCGTAAGGATATACAAAAAGTAAGAAATGCCCGACAACCTTCTTTGCAGCAAAACAAGAAATTACAACAAAGAATTGCACATTAAGTATCATCTCTTTTCCATTACCGCTTATGATCGTCATAAGCGGTCTTTTTATGCGTATCTTCACTTTTTGGGGTATGTGATATTATCTCATTCTTTGCACCCAAAACTTAAAAATATCATTTCGATAATAATCTACAGAGAACATCATCGGTCGATTGGAATCATCAAAATGCTGTTGTTTTAAGAGCAGCACTGTTGTTTCAGGTTTTACTAATAACTTTTGATAATATGGATCTGTGGAGGTTGGAACGTTAATTTCTGTATTTGAGCGGACAATCTTTATCCCTGAAGCCGCTTCTAAAACATGAAATAGAGGTTCAGAAAGACCTCTTTCTTCAAAAATATCACCAAAATATTTTTTAGGTAATATGTTAATAGAAATCACCACAGGTTCACCATTCACCATTCTCGTTCGTTCATGAATGTAAACATGTTCATCAGGTGATAAATTCAGCGAAATAGCATATTCCTCAGGACAGGTTTCCGTGCTTATAGATTCGTGACGTTCTGCATCCTTTAGTCCTGCCTGTTTCATCATCGCGGTAATACTAGTTAATTTTTCGAGATTATTGGGCACTTCCGGTAATGGATTCATCACAAAGGTACCTACACCATGTTTCACTAGTAATTTACCTTCTTGCTCCAACAATTTTACAGCAGAACGGAACGTCTCACGACTAACTTCAAATTGAGTAGCCATTTCATACTCTGAGCCAAATTGATCTCCAGGTTGGTAAACACCGGACTCAATCATTTTTTCGATCTCTTCTTTAATGATGATATATTTTGGTTTCATATGAATCCCATCCAATACAAAAAATTACACCTTGTTAATCGATATTATTTTATCACAATGGTTCATTCATTTACGTCTTTTACTTCATTTTTCCTCATCACTAGTAAATCAAATAATAGATCCTTATGATGAATGATATCGGCAAGTGCATCTTCATCATGGTGTCTCCCACAATAAGAAGCAATCCTCTTTAGTTGGTCATGCGCATTATCCACTGCTATACCTATATCCGAAGTTGTTAACAATGTCATATCATTCAAATTATCTCCAAACCCAACGGAATATACATTTGGCGAATTCAAATGTTGTTTTAATTTTCTTAACCCATTCCCTTTGTTTACATTTTTAGCTAATACTTCGAGAAACTGAGGTTCCGAACGTACCCAATCTACTCCCTTAACATTTTGCTTCAAAAAAGACTCTACTTGATCTAATAATGAAGGTTCCCAAACCAACATTACTTTTTGCCAAGAGCCTTGCAATTGTTCAAGTGAATGCGTACTTTTTTCAAATTTTTCTTTTAAACAGTGACTGTCTGTGTACTCGTTATGTGTGATGAAGTACACTTTTTGATTCATATAAATTTCTACACCGATACCAGGAAAAGCTTGAATTATTTTTTCCAACAATAATGTAAAATCTTCAGGCAAACCTTGATTCCATAATATTTTTTGATTTTGGAAATCGTATAATGCTCCACCGTTATATAAAACACCTGGTACATTAATCGGTAAATCATCTAGGAAAGGGATCACGGATTTCTCCATCCTACCTGTTGCAACAGTAAATAATCCACCTTCATTTACGAAGTGTTCTAATGCCCGTTTATTATTCACACTTACTTTGTTTTTAGAGTTTAACAGTGTTCCATCCATATCTGTAACTAACAATATATTTTCAAAATAATTTCTCATTCACATCTCCCTAGTAGGCATTTTTGGTAATTGTGAAGTAATCGTTTTTGTATTTGGATCATCACAAGTAACAAATAACTCTGAATCAACGGATTCTGTTAGTCAAACATACACCTTCCTCTTTATTCAGAACTCGGAAACATAAAACATTTATCCTTAGGTAGTACGATGTTACAGTTCCCTTTTTTAGAAAGCTTCTCTTCCGTATCAATAAATAAACTTTGACCTTCTAACTCTACTAAATTTCGATAAGAAGAGCCTGTAAATAAACTTTCTACTAACTCCCCTTTTAAAGTCACACAATCTGAATACTGTTCTCCATCAAAACTTAGGAACGCTTCCTCACTCCTAATGACTAAATGATATCCATTGGAACCTGGGGTTTCTTTTTTATTTTCAAAGTCAAGTTTTTGATCTCCTAAGTAATAAGAGCCATTTTTGTATTTGATTTCTAACGTATTGGAATTACCCAAAAAATGTGCTGAAAAATAACTCGCGGGTTTAGCATACAATTCTTCTGGAGAACCTGCTTGTACTACATTGCCTTTATTCATTAATACTACTTGATCAGCCATCGTAAATGCTTCTTCCTGATCATGAGTAACATATACAGCGGTAATTCCTAAATCTTTTTGCAATCTACGAATTTCAATTCTTAAACGCTGTCTTACCTTTGCATCCAGGTTAGATAAAGGTTCATCCATTAATAACAATTTAGGCTCTAACACAAGAGCCCTTGCTAAAGCAATCCGCTGCTGTTGTCCACCAGAGTATTGTTGTGGATGGCGTTTTTTCACATCCGTAGCGTCGATTTCTACCTTTTCAAGAATCTTATACACCTTTTTTTCTCTCTCTTTTTTTGGTGTTTTATTCAGTTTTAAACCGTATGCGATATTATCAAATACCGACATATGTGGCCATAACGCATAATTTTGAAATACCATACCTGTTCCTCGTTTTTGTGAGGATAGTTTCGTCACATCCTGATCGCCAAATAAAATATTTCCTTCATCTGGATCTAAAAAACCAGCCAAACATCTCAGCAATGTCGTTTTTCCACATCCACTGGGTCCAACGATAGCAGTAAAGCTATTTTGTGAAAGTGTAATGTTCACATCAGATATGGCTTTTTTCCCCTGATAACTTTTGTTGATATTTTTAATTGTAATATTCATGGTTTACCTCCCAAATGCAGCCAAATATTCAGACTTTAAGTAGCGATCGAGCAAAAACAACATGATGATTCCCGGAATCATTAGAAGGAGTGCCGTGATTGAAGCGATTTGCATTTCGTATCCCATCGCAGAGTTGTACATATAAATAGGCATAGTCACAACAAAGGGAGATCCAATTAATAAACTTCCAGTAAACTCATCTAGTGAATATAAAAAGACTAAAAGGGATGCCGCCACAATACCGGGTATTGCAATCGGCAAAGTAATCGTAAAAAACACTCTTAACTTAGATGCTCCCATATTAAAGGCAGCCTCTTCATATGAAACTGGAATGGATTTAAAAACCGAAACAAGTGTCCAAACGGAAAATACAAGCGCACCAACAAGATGAATCAAGATCACACCAGGTATCGTACCTACCAAATCCCATTTATACATTAAAACCATTGTATTCGTAAAAACAGGAATCTGAGGAAATGCTTGCGGTAGCAAAAAGATCATAAGAATAATCGCCCTTGCCGGAATTTTATATCTCGCTAAAACATAAGACATCGGTACCGTTAGTACTAGAGTAAGTATGGTCACAATAATGCCAATGCCAAAACTTAAAAATAAAGAATTTAAAATATCTGCATCTAAAACTTTTTTCCAATAAAAAAATCCATACTCCTGTGGGAACATATGAGGCCAATACCACTTCTCTGCAAAAGACCATAAAATCAAACTCGATAATGGGCCAAATATAATAAACATGGCAATGACATACAGAATCGTTTTCATCGTAAATTTCACGATTGGTGTCTTCATTTTGTCACCACCCTTAAATAATAAATCGCTGCACCCATCGAAATGAGATAGGATAAAACACCAATCGCATTGGCAACACCGTAATCATTCTGATAAATAATCTGATAATAAATATCTACCATGATCATCTGTGCACCATTACTATTCCCTAACATAATAGGAATGGAGAAATTCCCTAGTATAGAAGTGAATATGAGTATGGCAGATACGGCTACGGCTCCCTTAGCCATCGGCAGTAAGATCGTAAAAATGATACGGATATAACTTGCCCCAACATTACGAGCGGCTTCCACATAACTATAGTCGATACTCCTGAAAGCACCCATCATTAATAGGAGCGCTAGGGATAAATTTTTCCATGAAAGTGCAATGACCACACCTAATGATGAAAAAGCGATAGAGGGTGCACTATCTAAGCTTATGAGTCCCAACGATGCCAAAAAGGAATTTAATGTCCCGTTTGGTGCTAAAAAAACCCTCATCGCATGACCCACGACAACAAAAGGAATAAACAAAGGAATTTTAAATAAAAATTCAATGAATTTATTATGTCGTAGTCTTAGATATCCCCCTAAGATCACACCAACAAGTAGAAGAATAAATAAACTCGAAAAAGCAACAATCAAGGTATAAACAAAGTCACCGCTATATAATTCAAATACTTTGATGTAATTATCAACTTTCCACTGACCCTCTACTTTAAAGCTCTCAATAAAAGATAGGAAAAACGGATAAATAAATAAAAGAGAAACAACAAGGATCGCAGGCAAGCAAATAAGAATGCCTACAACCTTGCTTCTAGTATCTGTTGTCATGAAATCACCTCTAATTTCTCTCGTAAGCCTCTTTTAAATTGCTGAAATAGTCTACTAGAGGGAACGATAAACCTTTATTCGCTAAGTCTTCTGCAGAAATATCACTAAATAAAGATTCTTTACCTTCTTCAGAAACATTAGGCATCACTGAAGCTGCATCAATACCAGGGAACCAACCCATACTGTCTACAATGGCAGAAGCTTGAATTTCAGGTGATGTTAGGAAATCCGCATACGCAAGTGCCGCTTCTTTGTTTGCTGCATTTTTTGGAACAACGACATACATCGGCTGCCCTGGAAGTCCTGGCTCAATGATTTTCAAGCGGAAGTCTGGATTTAAACGTCCTTCCCCTTTCCAAGATATAAACATGTCTACCCAAACCGGTCCCATATCAATTTCACCACGGTTCATCATATCTAATGTTGCATTATTTCCACCTGTATAAGTCACAGGCAATGCTTTTAATTCTTTCATAACTTCTGGCCACTTTTCTTCTAAAGCGGGATCATAGGGACCTTCAGCTAATTGATTGTAATCCCCACTTTTCCAGTATGTATAAGCTGTTGTAAAAGCAACACCACTCATCCCATTTTTAATCCCGTTATATCCAAAACGTTCAGGGTTGTCATTAATCCATTGAACTAAATCTTCAAAACTTTGTGGAACATCTGATACTTTATCCGGATTGTATCCAAGTGCTACCTGACTGTGGAATAAAGGAATTGCATAACCATCAATGTCAATCCCTAGGCTGTTTTTACTATCGGGTGAAGTAACATATTCTTTATTCGCACTTAACGGAACATACTTTTCTAATAAACCCTCTTCCATCATTTCCTTCATAATACTTTGATGAACAATAGCTACATCAATGTCCCATTCCGTTTTTCCAGCATCCTTTTGCGCCTTTAGTTTGGCATAGATCTTCTGAGACCCAGCATCCCCTGATCCTGTACCTACTACATTTAACTCGTAACCCTCTTCATTTGATGCTAAAAATTCTTTGCCTACAATATCAGTTTGTAACTCTACCATATTTGTGTCACCCGCAGTAACAACATTAATTGTCTTAGAACCTGAACTACATGCACTTAGTAATAATGTAAAAATAATAAATACCAAACTACCTAACTTTACTGAATGTTTCATGATTTCCTTCCTCCCTTTCATTTGTTAAGATAAATTTTATAGATGTATAGACATTAATGTCTTTTCTAAATAATTATGTATAACTTCTTTCAATGCTAGATTAATTGCTTGTAAATTTTTCGTAAAAATAAAGAAGAGGAATTAACTTGCAATTTACCTGTTGGGAAATTGTTCATATGCATCAATTCAATTGTCCTATACTCTATCAATATTTTGTAAGCGTATTCATTTTTTGTTGAAAAAATATCTAACCAATTTTATATTTGTGTCATTTGTTTAGACATTAAATTAAGATGTATAGACATCTTAATT includes the following:
- a CDS encoding OFA family MFS transporter, translating into MKTKNRWLIALSAVAIHLSIGSVYAYSVYKNPLAEQLGWSSTQTALAFTIAIFCLGISAAFFGKLVEKKGPRFSATIAAILFATGLIGTGIAIHFESLAGYYLSYGLISGMGLGIGYISPVSTLVKWFPDHRGLATGMAVMGFGAGALICSPIANYLIENVGLSQTFYILGISYFILMLSGASYIAKPEEGWMPAGMKEKTEKGTMRLKEDLAQLTANEAVKTKRFWMLWVMMFVNISSGIMLISVASPMAQEKVGMTAVAAASMVGLMGFFNGGGRIGWASASDYLGRTNVFTSFFSIQLIAFLLLPSVSNQILFMILIFTILTIYGGGFASLPAFIGDMFGTKQLGAIHGYLLTSWSMAGVFGPMLVAYIRDTTNSYNATFYVFAVFLTIALITSIYIRKDIQKVRNARQPSLQQNKKLQQRIAH
- a CDS encoding GntR family transcriptional regulator, whose protein sequence is MKPKYIIIKEEIEKMIESGVYQPGDQFGSEYEMATQFEVSRETFRSAVKLLEQEGKLLVKHGVGTFVMNPLPEVPNNLEKLTSITAMMKQAGLKDAERHESISTETCPEEYAISLNLSPDEHVYIHERTRMVNGEPVVISINILPKKYFGDIFEERGLSEPLFHVLEAASGIKIVRSNTEINVPTSTDPYYQKLLVKPETTVLLLKQQHFDDSNRPMMFSVDYYRNDIFKFWVQRMR
- a CDS encoding HAD family hydrolase; this encodes MRNYFENILLVTDMDGTLLNSKNKVSVNNKRALEHFVNEGGLFTVATGRMEKSVIPFLDDLPINVPGVLYNGGALYDFQNQKILWNQGLPEDFTLLLEKIIQAFPGIGVEIYMNQKVYFITHNEYTDSHCLKEKFEKSTHSLEQLQGSWQKVMLVWEPSLLDQVESFLKQNVKGVDWVRSEPQFLEVLAKNVNKGNGLRKLKQHLNSPNVYSVGFGDNLNDMTLLTTSDIGIAVDNAHDQLKRIASYCGRHHDEDALADIIHHKDLLFDLLVMRKNEVKDVNE
- a CDS encoding ABC transporter ATP-binding protein gives rise to the protein MNITIKNINKSYQGKKAISDVNITLSQNSFTAIVGPSGCGKTTLLRCLAGFLDPDEGNILFGDQDVTKLSSQKRGTGMVFQNYALWPHMSVFDNIAYGLKLNKTPKKEREKKVYKILEKVEIDATDVKKRHPQQYSGGQQQRIALARALVLEPKLLLMDEPLSNLDAKVRQRLRIEIRRLQKDLGITAVYVTHDQEEAFTMADQVVLMNKGNVVQAGSPEELYAKPASYFSAHFLGNSNTLEIKYKNGSYYLGDQKLDFENKKETPGSNGYHLVIRSEEAFLSFDGEQYSDCVTLKGELVESLFTGSSYRNLVELEGQSLFIDTEEKLSKKGNCNIVLPKDKCFMFPSSE
- a CDS encoding ABC transporter permease yields the protein MKTPIVKFTMKTILYVIAMFIIFGPLSSLILWSFAEKWYWPHMFPQEYGFFYWKKVLDADILNSLFLSFGIGIIVTILTLVLTVPMSYVLARYKIPARAIILMIFLLPQAFPQIPVFTNTMVLMYKWDLVGTIPGVILIHLVGALVFSVWTLVSVFKSIPVSYEEAAFNMGASKLRVFFTITLPIAIPGIVAASLLVFLYSLDEFTGSLLIGSPFVVTMPIYMYNSAMGYEMQIASITALLLMIPGIIMLFLLDRYLKSEYLAAFGR
- a CDS encoding ABC transporter permease, with protein sequence MTTDTRSKVVGILICLPAILVVSLLFIYPFFLSFIESFKVEGQWKVDNYIKVFELYSGDFVYTLIVAFSSLFILLLVGVILGGYLRLRHNKFIEFLFKIPLFIPFVVVGHAMRVFLAPNGTLNSFLASLGLISLDSAPSIAFSSLGVVIALSWKNLSLALLLMMGAFRSIDYSYVEAARNVGASYIRIIFTILLPMAKGAVAVSAILIFTSILGNFSIPIMLGNSNGAQMIMVDIYYQIIYQNDYGVANAIGVLSYLISMGAAIYYLRVVTK
- a CDS encoding extracellular solute-binding protein → MKHSVKLGSLVFIIFTLLLSACSSGSKTINVVTAGDTNMVELQTDIVGKEFLASNEEGYELNVVGTGSGDAGSQKIYAKLKAQKDAGKTEWDIDVAIVHQSIMKEMMEEGLLEKYVPLSANKEYVTSPDSKNSLGIDIDGYAIPLFHSQVALGYNPDKVSDVPQSFEDLVQWINDNPERFGYNGIKNGMSGVAFTTAYTYWKSGDYNQLAEGPYDPALEEKWPEVMKELKALPVTYTGGNNATLDMMNRGEIDMGPVWVDMFISWKGEGRLNPDFRLKIIEPGLPGQPMYVVVPKNAANKEAALAYADFLTSPEIQASAIVDSMGWFPGIDAASVMPNVSEEGKESLFSDISAEDLANKGLSFPLVDYFSNLKEAYERN